In Molothrus ater isolate BHLD 08-10-18 breed brown headed cowbird chromosome 19, BPBGC_Mater_1.1, whole genome shotgun sequence, a single genomic region encodes these proteins:
- the LOC118693919 gene encoding LOW QUALITY PROTEIN: myosin-13-like (The sequence of the model RefSeq protein was modified relative to this genomic sequence to represent the inferred CDS: inserted 1 base in 1 codon), with the protein MSSDAEMAIFGEAAPYLRKPEKERIEAQNRPFDAKTACFVVDDKQMYVKGTIQSKEGDKVTVKKYDDTTVTVKDDEVFPMNPPKFDKIEDMAMMTHLHEPAVLYNLKERYAAWMIYTYSGLFCVTVNPYKWLPVYNPEVVTGYRGKKRQEAPPHIFSISDNAYQFMLTDRHNQSILITGESGAGKTVNTKRVIQYFATIAVTGEKKKDPQPGKMQGTLEDQIIQANPLLEAFGNAKTVRNDNSSRFGKFIRIHFGPTGKLASADIETYLLEKSRVTFQLSSERSYHIFYQIMSNKKPELIDLLLISTNPYDFLYVSQGEVTVASIDDSEELLATDNAVDILGFSPDEKVGIYKLTGAVMHYGNLKFKQKQREEQAEPDGTEVADKAGYLMGLNSADLLKALCYPRVKVGNEYVTKGQNVQQVYNSVGALAKSVYEKMFLWMVVRINQQLDTKQPRQHFIGVLDIAGFEIFDFNSLEQLCINFTNEKLQQFFNHHMFVLEQEEYKKEGIEWEFIDFGMDLAACIELIEKPMGIFSILEEECMFPKATDTSFKNKLYDQHLGKCSSFQKPKPGKGKAEAHFSLVHYAGTVDYNISGWLDKNKDPLNETVVGLYQKSSLKLLSFLFSNYAGAETGESAGGGGKKGAKKKGGSFQTVSAVFRENLNKLMTNLRSTHPHFVRCLIPNETKTPGAMDHYLVMHQLRCNGVLEGIRICRKGFPSRILYADFKQRYKILNASAIPEGQFIDSKKASEKLLSSIDVDHNQYKFGHTKVFFKAGLLGLLEEMRDEKLVSLITHTQAMCRGYLMRTEFKKMNERRESIYIIQYNIRAFMNVKHWPWMKLYFKIKPLLKSAESEKEMANMKEEFEKTKEELTKSEAKRKELEEKMVTLLQEKNDLQLQVQSESENLADAEERCEGLIKSKIQLEAKIKELNERLEDEEETNAELTAKKRKLEDECSELKKDIDDLEMTLAKVEKEKHATENKVKNLTEEMAALDENISKLTKEKKALQEAHQQTLDDLQVEEDKVSTLTKAKTKLEQQVDDLEASLEQEKKLRMDLERAKRKLEGDLKMSQDSIMDLENDKQQMDERLKKKDFEISQLQGKIEDEQAQSSQLQKKIKEIQARIEELEEEIEAERAIRAKSEKQRVDLSRELEEISERLEEAGGATAAQIEMNKKREAEFQKMRRDLEEATLQHEATAAALRKKHADSTAELGEQIDNLQRVKQKLEKEKSELKMEIDDLASNMESVSKAKSNLEKMCRALEDQFSEVRAKDDEHVRLINDLNTQKTRLQTENGELTRQLEEKEALISQLTRGKHTFTQQTEELKRQLEEENKAKNALAHALQSARHDCDLLREQYEEEQEAKGELQRALSKANSEVAQWRTKYETDAIQRTEELEEAKKKLAQRLQESEEQIEAVNAKCASLEKTKQKLQGEVDDLMIDVERSHAVCAAFDKKQRNFDKILADWKQKYQESQTELEAAQKESRSLSTEIFRMKNAYEEMLDQAETVRRENKNLQQEISDLTEQIAESGKANHGLEKAKKQIEQEKCDLQAALEEAEGSLEHEEGKILRVQLELNQVKSDVDRRTAEKDEEIQQLKRNHQRVLESMQTMLDAEVRSRNDALRLKKKMEGDLNDMEIQLSHANCQVAETQKHLKAVQGQLKDSQLHLDDALRENDDLKEQLAIVERRNGLMTTEMEEMRAAMEQTERARRVSEQELTDASERVQLLHSQNTSLINTKKRLEVDITHLQTEVEDSIQEARNAEEKAKKAITDAAMMAEELKKEQDTSAHLERMKKNLEQTVKDLQLRLDEAEQLALKGGKKQLQKLEARINELENELHSEQKRGIESLKGARKYERRLKELTYQSEEDKKNIXRLQDLVDKLQLKVKAYKKQAEEAEEQANINLSRCRKAQHELEEAKERADIAEGQVNKLRAKSRDMEGQVSWRLQRGAFLCRWSLPKQPQLHSSHCFTGVSSLKEVKERMCGLRGSVRKRRGGCEVWSVQGAPDTRSLSRSLSRRGQSIPAVLGAHPQLQGLTVVPLKRSCTRAGSHPGCSPLLAGVPG; encoded by the exons ATGAGCTCAGATGCAGAGATGGCAATCTTTGGAGAAGCTGCTCCCTATCTACGGAAGCCAGAGAAGGAGAGAATTGAAGCCCAGAATCGCCCATTTGATGCTAAGACAGCCTGTTTTGTAGTAGATGACAAGCAAATGTATGTGAAAGGTACCATACAGAGCAAAGAAGGTGACAAAGTCACCGTTAAAAAATACGATGACACA ACTGTGACTGTGAAGGATGATGAAGTCTTTCCCATGAACCCTCCCAAATTTGACAAAATCGAGGACATGGCCATGATGACCCACCTGCACGAACCCGCTGTGCTGTACAACCTCAAAGAGCGTTACGCAGCCTGGATGATCTAC ACCTACTCGGGTCTCTTCTGCGTCACCGTCAACCCCTACAAGTGGCTGCCGGTGTACAACCCCGAGGTGGTCACTGGCTACCGCGGCAAGAAGCGCCAGGAGGCCCCTCCACACATCTTCTCCATCTCTGACAACGCCTATCAGTTCATGCTGACTG atcGTCACAACCAGTCAATCCTTATCAC TGGAGAATCCGGTGCAGGGAAGACTGTGAACACCAAGCGTGTCATCCAGTACTTTGCCACAATTGCAGTCACTGGTGAGAAGAAGAAAGATCCACAGCCCGGCAAAATGCAG GGAACTCTGGAGGATCAGATCATCCAGGCCAACCCACTGCTGGAGGCTTTTGGCAATGCTAAGACTGTGAGGAATGACAACTCCTCACGCTTT GGAAAATTCATCCGGATTCACTTCGGACCAACTGGCAAGCTGGCCTCAGCAGACATCGAAACCT ATCTCCTGGAGAAATCCAGAGTCACTTTTCAGCTGTCTAGCGAAAGGAGCTATCACATTTTTTACCAGATAATGTCCAACAAGAAGCCAGAGCTCATTG ATCTCCTCCTTATCTCCACCAACCCCTATGACTTCCTCTACGTGAGCCAAGGAGAAGTCACAGTTGCCAGCATCGATGACAGCGAGGAGCTGCTGGCGACAGAT AATGCTGTGGACATCCTGGGCTTCAGCCCTGATGAGAAGGTGGGGATCTACAAGCTGACAGGGGCTGTCATGCACTATGGGAACCTGAAATTCAAGCAGAAGCAGCGGGAGGAGCAGGCGGAGCCGGATGGCACAGAAG TGGCTGACAAGGCTGGCTACCTGATGGGTCTGAATTCTGCTGATTTGCTCAAGGCTTTATGCTATCCCAGGGTGAAAGTCGGGAATGAATATGTAACCAAAGGACAAAATGTCCAACAG GTGTACAATTCAGTGGGTGCACTGGCTAAATCAGTCTATGAGAAGATGTTCCTGTGGATGGTTGTTCGCATCAACCAACAGCTGGATACAAAACAGCCCAGACAGCATTTCATTGGTGTCCTGGACATTGCTGGCTTTGAGATCTTTGAT ttcaacagcctggagcagctgtgcatcAACTTCACCAATGAGAAACTGCAACAGTTCTTCAACCACCACATGtttgtgctggagcaggaggagtaCAAGAAGGAGGGCATTGAATGGGAGTTCATTGACTTTGGCATGGACCTGGCTGCCTGCATTGAGCTCATTGAGAAG CCCATGGGCATTTTCTCCATCCTGGAAGAGGAGTGCATGTTCCCCAAGGCAACTGACACCTCTTTCAAGAACAAGCTCTATGACCAGCACCTGGGCAAGTGCAGCAGCTTCCAGAAGCCCAAGCCAGGCAAAGGCAAGGCTGAGGCCCACTTCTCCCTGGTGCACTATGCTGGCACAGTGGACTACAACATCTCTGGCTGGCTTGACAAGAACAAGGACCCCCTGAATGAAACTGTTGTGGGGTTGTACCAGAAATCATCCTTGAAGCTGCTGTCCTTCCTCTTTTCTAACTACGCTGGTGCAGAAACAG GTGAGagtgctggtggtggtggcaaGAAGGGTGCTAAGAAGAAGGGGGGCTCTTTCCAGACAGTGTCTGCTGTGTTCAGG GAGAACCTGAACAAGTTGATGACTAACCTGAGAAGCACCCATCCTCACTTTGTGCGTTGTCTCATTCCCAACGAGACCAAGACACCTG GTGCAATGGACCATTACCTGGTGATGCATCAGCTGCGGTGCAATGGGGTTCTGGAAGGCATCCGAATCTGCAGGAAGGGGTTTCCAAGCAGAATCCTTTATGCAGATTTTAAGCAAAG GTACAAGATCCTTAATGCCTCAGCCATTCCAGAAGGCCAATTCATCGACAGCAAAAAGGCTTCAGAAAAGCTTCTTTCTTCCATTGATGTTGACCACAACCAGTATAAATTTGGCCACACCAAG GTGTTCTTCAAGGCAGGTCTCCTGGGACTGCTAGAAGAGATGAGAGATGAGAAGCTTGTGAGCCTCATCACTCATACACAAGCTATGTGCAGAGGGTACCTCATGagaactgaatttaaaaagatGAATGAAAGAAG AGAATCTATTTATATCATCCAGTACAACATTCGTGCATTCATGAATGTCAAACACTGGCCATGGATGAAGCTGTACTTCAAGATCAAGCCCTTGCTGAAGAGTGCAGAGTCTGAGAAGGAGATGGCCAACATGAAGGAAGAGTTTGAGAAAACCAAGGAGGAGCTTACAAAGTCTGAGGCaaagaggaaggagctggaggagaagatGGTGACCCTGTTGCAGGAGAAAAATGACCTGCAGCTCCAAGTTCAGTCT GAGAGTGAAAATCTAGCTGATGCTGAAGAGAGATGTGAAGGACTCATCAAGAGTAAAATCCAGCTAGAAGCTAAAATTAAAGAACTAAACGAAAGACTGGAGGACGAAGAGGAGACAAATGCTGAACTGACAGCAAAGAAGAGGAAACTTGAAGATGAGTGCTCGGAGCTGAAAAAAGATATTGATGATCTTGAAATGACTCTGGCCAAAGTGGAAAAGGAGAAGCATGCAACAGAGAACAAG GTAAAGAACCTCACTGAAGAGATGGCAGCTCTGgatgaaaacatttctaaacTCACCAAGGAGAAAAAGGCCCTCCAGGAAGCCCACCAGCAGACACTGGATGATTTGCAAGTTGAGGAAGACAAAGTCAGCACCCTCACCAAAGCCAAGACCAAACTGGAGCAGCAAGTGGATGAT CTTGAAGCATCTCTGGAACAAGAGAAGAAGCTGCGAATGGACCTTgagagagcaaagagaaaactgGAGGGTGATCTGAAAATGTCTCAGGATTCCATCATGGATCTAGAAAATGATAAGCAACAAATGGATGAAAGGCTAAAAAA AAAGGACTTTGAAATTAGCCAGTTGCAAGGTAAAATTGAAGATGAGCAGGCTCAAAGTTCtcagctgcaaaagaaaattaaggagATTCAG GCTCGGAtagaggagctggaggaggaaatcGAGGCAGAGCGCGCTATCCGCGCCAAGTCTGAAAAGCAGAGAGTCGACCTGtccagggagctggaggagatcAGTGAGCGCCTGGAAGAAGCAGGAggggccacagcagctcagattGAGATGAACAAGAAGCGTGAGGCAGAGTTCCAGAAGATGCGCCGTGACCTGGAAGAGGCCACGCTGCAGCACGAAGCCACGGCTGCCGCCCTGCGCAAGAAGCACGcggacagcacagctgagctgggcgAGCAGATCGACAACCTGCAACGCGTGAagcagaagctggagaaggagaagagtgAGCTGAAGATGGAGATTGATGACTTGGCCAGCAACATGGAGTCTGTCTCCAAAGCCAAG AGTAATCTGGAGAAGATGTGCCGAGCTCTTGAAGACCAGTTCAGTGAAGTCAGAGCCAAAGATGATGAACATGTGCGGCTCATTAATGATCtgaacacacagaaaacacGCCTACAGACTGAGAATG GTGAACTTACTcggcagctggaggagaaggaggccTTGATTTCTCAGTTAACTCGAGGCAAACATACTTTCACTCAGCAGACTGAAGAGCTGAAGAGACAActagaggaagaaaataag GCCAAGAATGCCCTGGCCCATGCCCTGCAGTCCGCTCGCCACGACTGTGACTTGCTCCGGGAACAAtatgaggaggagcaggaggccaAGGGGGAGCTGCAGCGAGCCCTGTCCAAGGCCAACAGTGAAGTGGCCCAGTGGAGAACCAAATACGAGACGGACGCGATTCAGCGCACGGAGGAGCTCGAGGAGGCCAA GAAGAAGCTGGCCCAGCGCCTGCAGGAATCAGAGGAGCAGATTGAGGCTGTCAATGCAAAGTGTGCCTCACTGGAGAAGAcaaagcagaagctgcagggGGAAGTGGATGATCTCATGATTGACGTGGAGAGGTCACATGCAGTCTGTGCAGCATTCGATAAAAAGCAGAGGAATTTTGATAAG aTCCTGGCTGACTGGAAGCAGAAGTACCAGGAGAGCCAGACTGAGCTGGAGGCTGCCCAGAAGGAGTCGCGCTCCCTCAGCACCGAGATCTTCAGGATGAAGAATGCCTACGAGGAGATGCTGGACCAGGCCGAGACTGTCAGGAGGGAGAACAAGAACCTCCAGC AGGAAATTTCTGATCTGACTGAACAGATTGCTGAGTCTGGAAAAGCAAATCATGGGCTGGAGAAAGCAAAGAAGCAAATTGAGCAAGAAAAGTGTGACCTACAAGCAGCATTAGAAGAAGCAGAG GGCTCTTTAGAGCACGAAGAGGGGAAAATCTTACGTGTTCAGCTGGAGCTGAACCAGGTGAAGTCAGATGTTGACAGAAGGACTGCAGAGAAAGATGAGGAAATTCAACAGCTGAAGAGGAATCACCAGAGGGTATTAGAGTCCATGCAAACCATGCTGGATGCTGAGGTCAGAAGCAGAAATGATGCCCTGAGGCTGAAAAAGAAGATGGAAGGAGACCTGAATGACATGGAAATCCAGCTGAGCCATGCCAACTGTCAGGTAGCAGAGACACAGAAGCACCTCAAAGCTGTGCAAGGGCAGCTCAAG GACTCCCAGCTCCATTTAGATGATGCCCTGAGAGAGAATGATGacctgaaggagcagctggctATCGTGGAGCGCAGGAATGGCCTGATGACAACGGAGATGGAGGAGATGAGAGCTGCCATGGAGCAGACGGAGCGAGCCCGCAGGGTGTCTGAGCAGGAGCTCACAGACGCCAGCGAGAGGGTGCAGCTGCTCCACTCACAG AACACGAGCCTCATCAACACCAAGAAGAGACTGGAAGTGGACATAACTCACTTACAGACTGAAGTTGAAGACAGCATTCAGGAAGCCAGGAATGCAgaggagaaagcaaagaaagcaatCACAGAT GCAGCCATGATGGCAGAAGAGCTGAAGAAGGAGCAGGACACCAGTGCCCACCTGGAGAGGATGAAGAAGAACCTGGAACAGACAGTGAAGGACCTGCAGCTTCGTCTGGATGAGGCCGAGCAGCTGGCACTGAAGGGGGGGAAGAAGCAGCTCCAGAAGCTGGAGGCCAGG ATTAATGAGTTAGAAAATGAGCTTCATTCTGAGCAGAAACGAGGAATAGAATCCCTGAAAGGAGCTCGCAAGTACGAACGGAGGCTGAAGGAGCTCACTTACCAG TCTgaagaagataagaaaaata ttCGGCTCCAGGACCTGGTGGACAAGCTGCAGCTAAAAGTGAAAGCCTACAAGAAACAGGCTGAGGAAGCT GAGGAGCAGGCAAACATCAATCTCTCGCGGTGCCGCAAGGCGCAGCACGAGCTGGAGGAGGCGAAGGAACGGGCTGACATTGCTGAAGGGCAGGTGAACAAGCTGAGAGCCAAAAGCAGGGACATGGAAGGCCAGGTGAGttggaggctgcagagaggggcCTTCCTGTGCAGGTGGTCACTGCCcaaacagccacagctgcatTCCTCCCACTGTTTCACTGGAGTGTCCTCACTCAAAGAGGTCAAAGAAAG